The stretch of DNA GTTTGTGCTCAGCCACCCCACTGGGAAGTCTCTCCTGTGGGTCCCCCTCCTCGAACACCTCAGCCTCTCCAAGCTGCTGGCAGGCCCATTCAGAGCAGCCCTCAAAATCGTTTCCCTGCTCAGCCATTCCGGTCTCCAAACACCTGTTCAAGTGGCAAACTCCGTTTTCTTAGACCCCGGACTCCCAACTCACGCTGTGCTGCTCCCTCAAAGACCAGCTGTGGACTGTTTCCTCAGGGTCCACCCCAACCCCGAACTCCAGCGTCTTCTGTCCTGTCTCCTGTCTGCACCCCGAAGGGTCCCAGTCCCTCTCCGCTCCCTCAAGCCACTCTGCAGACGCCCATCGTCACCAACCACCTGGTGCGGCTGGTCACCGCTGCCAGCCGGACACCGCAGCAACCCACCTGCACCTCCACCCGGGCCAAGATGCGCCGTTTCCCCGGCCCAGCAGGGCTCCTGCCTCACCAGGTGAGTGACAGCTTTGCTCTGGCCAGAGCCAGAGCTCCCCAGGCGGCTCCCCGGGCGCTGGAGAGCAGCCGGGTGTGTCCCAGCCCTGCCCAATCCCAGAGGATCTTCAATCCCAGAGGAAgtggaggaaggaagggcaggggttgggggcttTCCAGAGCTGTGGGAGAAGTCAGAAGTGGGGAGAACTGAAGGCCTGAAAACCACATAGATGGAGACGCCTAAGGCTCTGAGAACATCACagtttccattcatttgttgagcACCTCCTGTTTACTGGCCCCGGCCAGGAAGACTCGTTCTTTTATATTTACTAAGGACTGGTGTGTGTTGGGCCCTTTGATTGGACCTGAGGATACAGAAATTAACGTAGAAATAGTTCTCATCCTTCAGAGCTCCAGGGGAGTGGAAGAAGCAGACTTAAAAACTTTATGTAAAAGGGACAGAGAGAGTAGAGGTCATTCCCTGGGTGCTGGGGAGACACTGGGCTCCTTGTGCTTCCTGGGTGGGCTTTGGACAGATGAATAGGAGATTTACAGAGGTGCGTGTTGGACAGCTGTGTCCTGGAGGACATTTCAGCAGTGGAACGACAGGAGAGAGTGTGTGCAAAGGCACAGATTCTCTGGGAGGTCCACAGAACCATTCAGTGTGGCTGGTGTGTGGGGTCACCACGGGGGAGTCGGGGCTGAGCTTGGAGTGTGGATTTTGGCAGCAGTAGAGAGACAGGGTCCCTCAGACTAGTCTTAGATCCGATCCCAGATAATTGGACTCTGAGAATCTGGTCTGGTTGTGATAGGTTACCCCTTTTCCTCACATTTGAAGGGTGTTTTCTTCAATTAGAAGCGATTTCTATTCATTAACTTGCTCTTCCCTGGCACTTTAAGAGAAATCCAAGGAAGCCATGTACATTCctcctgggttggatccctgtcAGGAAGGGTGAGGTCCCCGAGAAGGGGTTTGGGGAAAGCTACGCTCTTACTCACTTCAGGCCTCTCTATTCAGGTCATCACCCCCTTCAGGAAGCCCCAGGATTTGTTCCTGAGCCAGCTCCAGCTTCCTCACATTTCCCCAAACGGTCCCCAAAGCATCTTTTTTGAGCTGCCAGTGAGGCTCTTGAGACTTTGTTAGGAGAGATGTAATATGTGTTAATTGTCCCTGATAGTTTCCTGAACTCATTATGTGACCCAGACAAGAAGCTGTACTTGTAAATAACAGCTGCTGAGCTTgctctcaccttctcctcctctctcccctcgtAGCACAGTGGGAAAAATCTGGACGACATCATGGTTTCCACGCCCCAGACTCCGACTCACGGTGCTCTGGCTAAATTCCGGACAGAGGTAACTGACTCCATGCAAATGCTAACTTCCTGGGACTCATTTAAGAGAGAGGGACATCCTTGTGTGTTTCAGAAGCTGAGAATCAGAATCAGTGCTGCTCAGCCTATTTTCTGGGGTCACACATCATAGCACGTTGAGGGACGCCCGTCCTGATGCCAAAGGGGTGTTTAACTGATGCCATGGGTTCAGCCTTCTTTCCCAGCTAAGAAAGAACAGCCGGGCTAATTCCATCTGCCCTCAGCAGAGGAGAGTGCAATAAGTATCAGGAAATTATATCTCAGGAACCCTTCCTCTCAGGTTTCTGGGAATCAAGCTGGGAAGCTTGTGCCTTCACCTTGCCTCTGGTGCGTTCCCTCTTGGTGGGTGAGACTCAGCCTTCCTCCTCCCTGGGATTCTGGTTGACCTGCTCTGCCTCCCAGATCCActtttgcttttaattctctCTCGAAGTTTTTCTCTTTGCTGTATCTCTGTATATCCACCAGTCCATTTCAGCTCCAAAACAGTAAATACTCATCtgaatttaaagcattttttaatataacaagGTGTACAGTTAAAGCCAGAGGCATCTCAAGTGAAATATAATTGGTTTCAAAATTGTCTGGAAGCCTATAAATGTATGTGGGGGCTCCCTAGCCCTAAGCCTTTTTAAGTTCATTACAAGGGACAAGCGTAGCTAGCCTTTTGCATTAATATAATTAAAGTCAGGTCctgatttaaaataaactaaGTTACAGAGCACCTTTGCTCTTGTTTCTCAGTGAAAGATGTGATATGCAGCAAGTTTTCACATACCCTTTTCTGAACCTTGAGATAAACGAAAGGAGAAAACATGGCCACCTGCTGCCGGGAATTCACCCTTGCTCCCCCGCCCCTCCATCCCGGCTCAGTCAGGGTCTCTAGCAAAGTGGGCCCATgaacaccaggctccccttctgCTCTGTTGTGCCAGCTTGTTACTAGTTCCCAGGCATCAGTGGAGGAAGACTTTGGACGAGGGCCCTGGCTGACCATGAAATCTACTCTGGGTCTGGATGAGAGAGACCCTACTTGCTTCCTCTGTACCTACAGCATCATCATGGTGCTGCGAAAGGTAAGGGTTCTGGACGCTGAGACCCAGAGGAAAGGCCGTTTTTATATCTCTCCCCAACCTTCCCTGCTCCACCTTAGGCAAGGGGCACTCTGTTTGCTCCCTCCTACCCTAGGCCTGTCTCTGAGCAGCAGCATGAAGATACCATTGGGTTGTATCTTCCACTCACCTACCTTTTCACTGCCATCCACAGTATCAGGCACAGGAGAAGTGGGTTACGGGCATGTCTCCATACATCTGAGTCCTGAATGGGGTAGGGTAAGCACACTGCTCCCCTTAGAGCTCCCCATAGGTCAGAAGTCATGTCAGACTCATGTTAGTGCATATGCTAACGTGCTCCTGCCTGTGGTCTGCGTGGTAGagatctatataaatatatacacataaatacacaagAGAAAGGAGGCAGGGGAAAGAAATGAAGGACCTGCCAGCTTCAAGTCTGCCAGGGGGAGATGGGCTGAGCCTTTAAACTGCCCCTTGGCCCTCCACAAAGGAAGATCATCACCACACTGGTATGCTgcatcaccacccccacccctcctcagGTTGCCCTGGCTCACTTGGGAACCTTACAGATGGGACATGTCTGGCTCAGCAAATGCCTCTTCTTGTAACCAGGCAGCCCTGAAGCAGCTTCCTGGGAACAAAGTCCCCAACATGGCGGTGATGATCAAGTCCCTGACTCGGAGCACAATGGATGCCAGCGTGGTTTTCAAGGACCCCACGGGTGAGGAGTTAGGTTCTGGTAGTGTCTGGTGAGTGGCCCCATTGAGGTCAGCAGGTGAAGAAGAGCCATCCTCTGCATTCACAGTTAGGATAACTGAGACAGTGAGCTACCTACTTCCCACCTGGGCCCAGACCAGGCTCTGTGCTGCCCTTGACCCTGAGACTGATGGGCGGCGTGGTGTTTGCAGGAGAGATGCAGGGCACAGTGCACAGGTTGCTGCTGGAGACGCGCCAGAAtgagctgaagcctggctcggtgCTGCTGCTCAAGCAGGtactctccccttccttccatgGAAAAACCCCTGGTTGTCTCTCTGATTTCCTTCCCTCCCAGGCCCCAGGCAGAGAGTAGCTGCGCTGGTGCTAGACCCTGGCTTACTGGAGCCGAGTAAAGGCCTGACCTCTATCCTCCAGGGGGTGGGTAGGAGTGGGAATGGCCTGTGAAGGGCCAGGGGTGGGCAAGTGGTTGTACTCTGGCACCAGGGTTGAGGCGAGAGTGATTTCTGTGATCCTGGTGCAGAGGCCACCAAGGGAGAGGCAGGTGGGACCAGGTGGCCAGCGGTGCTCTCTTAGGACATTggacccccccacccaccccttctctcctccagATCGGAGTGTTTTCTCCTTCACTCCGGAATCACTACCTCAATGTGACTCCCAACAACCTGGTCCGTGTTTATAGTCCAGATGCTGGAGACGGGAACATCCTCAAGGGATCTCAGTCCTTCCCCCAGGTAAGAGGAGCAGGATGGAGGAGGGATAGCTAGAGCCGCTGTCCACCTGGACCTTCTGGTTTCTTCCCTTCCACCACCTTGGGGAGCAGGGATGTGAGGTGGACAGTTGCCCTACGGTGAAAAGATGTCTTTGGGGACAGGGCCATTGCCTCCTGTCCCTGGTCCAGCCACCTGCCAGATGGCACGGTAACAGGACCTAGAGGAGCAACTGGCTTCTGAGTGATCCCTGAGTGTCTGATGGCAGACTTGAACGTCATATAGCATGGGAGTCACTTGAGAACTAACCAAGGTGACAGTCCACAAAGGGGCGGGGCCCTCAGTGAGTGACTGAGGGTTGGACTTGCTGCAGGTGGCTGTGCAGAGAACAGACAGCTACAGATGGTCCGTCAGGTGAGCCAGCCCTTGCTCGACATCTTTCCCCCTGCTTTCCACCTCTGCTAGGTGAGGGGACACCAGCCTAGAATGCCTTGGGGAACCAAGGAAGACTGAGTTCCAGGCAGCTCCACTCCAGGGTGAGGGTGCAGAGCCCGGCCTTGACTTGGCACACAGTGTTCCCTCTGGCCACCTGCACCTTCCTGGGATCCTGAGTTGTTGTCATGGCCTGGCCTGGGGGTCAGGAGTCCTGGGTCACGTCCCTCCTCTGCTGGAAATTTAtaacatgaccttgggcaagtcctgTCCCTTCCCCTGCTGTTgctttgtctataaaatgagtCTATAAAGTTATAATCTGTGACGTCTAGTCAAGTTATGCTTTTAGCTCTAATTTGCTACTTCTCATCTTTCTCCCTAACTTCTACATTCTCTCAGTATCACCCCTTTCTAACAAAGCATCttgatttccttttaaatttcaagtcacccctggacttccctggtggtccagtggttgggattccatgcttccactgcagggggcacaggttcagtcgctggtcaaggaactaagatcctgcaagccaaatggcatggccaaaaaaaaaagatccaagtCATCCATActtgttgaaaaaaaattaaaatggtacagaataaagaaacataaaactgACCCTTCCCTGTTTGCATTCCCTAGGGCTAACCATGGTTAACAGGTTTAATTACTAATTTTAATTACCTATTCATATATTAGCTATTTGGGGGATTATTAA from Bos mutus isolate GX-2022 chromosome 19, NWIPB_WYAK_1.1, whole genome shotgun sequence encodes:
- the HROB gene encoding homologous recombination OB-fold protein isoform X1, translating into MACSLQKLFAVEEEFEDEDFLSAVEDAENQFAGSQPGNAGCLRPVSSRPQEAQLLPQVTAPAEAAGLPALGRRLPTCGGPRATGGALPAGTAALRPVSTSSSWIGNQGRATLTEVLEEPGRPQSSASHPQLTFRSKEQVIGGFEGPEQDEFDKVLASMELEGPSLELQLGVHSEAAGILPSWQQEDSTPAKKARVADLSRPCQRGPVPSPHVTGIPSAPDPTVLCRTPEPHLRPGTTGNFPVPATSVVCAQPPHWEVSPVGPPPRTPQPLQAAGRPIQSSPQNRFPAQPFRSPNTCSSGKLRFLRPRTPNSRCAAPSKTSCGLFPQGPPQPRTPASSVLSPVCTPKGPSPSPLPQATLQTPIVTNHLVRLVTAASRTPQQPTCTSTRAKMRRFPGPAGLLPHQHSGKNLDDIMVSTPQTPTHGALAKFRTELVTSSQASVEEDFGRGPWLTMKSTLGLDERDPTCFLCTYSIIMVLRKAALKQLPGNKVPNMAVMIKSLTRSTMDASVVFKDPTGEMQGTVHRLLLETRQNELKPGSVLLLKQIGVFSPSLRNHYLNVTPNNLVRVYSPDAGDGNILKGSQSFPQDLGSFHESLQQESEKPGKGLQTAQNPEAGATLEKELPEADDLDGLLSELPEDFFCGTSSWDCPKAGHPP